A genomic segment from Pseudomonas sp. S09G 359 encodes:
- a CDS encoding BCCT family transporter, producing MKYPLRALVFWPTFLILLAAVIASYIDLNAFLAVSKRLNSVILNNFSWLFSAGSFAMVVLTAIVYFSPLGKVRIGGEEAQPLLSKWRWFMVALCTTLAVGVLFWTTAEPLYHLYAPPTSLPLEAGSAAAKSFAMSTMFLHWTITPYAIYLVPSLVFALVFYNRRSNFSIGAMLEPLLGEARVRRYAGLIDTLAMFALVAGMASSLGTGALTLAGGLSQYIGGETTPFRLAIIIAVIVITFVASAASGLQRGIVMLSSFNTWIMLALGLFVLLCGPTLYMFSLGVESLGIYLDTFFSRSLFTGAASGDTWPQSWTVFYWSVWFAWAPVSALFLGKIGRGYTVREFIHINMLYPALFTAIWICIFSGTSLYFDALGDGSLNRVLNEQGVEHVLYQMFQQLPASGVMIAFLLFVAFISFVTAADSSTDVIANLCSKGVTADSDLDGNPALKIVWGVIIGTVSWVMVAFVGIDGVKMLSNLGGLPGMILVLLASTSLIFWLKDPTLLDVKRQQPAAEPDLQGASPVPEFAR from the coding sequence ATGAAATATCCATTGCGTGCGTTGGTATTCTGGCCAACGTTCCTGATTCTGCTGGCGGCGGTGATCGCCAGCTACATCGACCTGAATGCGTTCCTTGCGGTCAGCAAGAGACTCAACAGCGTGATCCTCAACAACTTCTCCTGGCTGTTCAGCGCCGGCTCGTTCGCCATGGTGGTGTTGACCGCCATCGTCTACTTTTCGCCCCTGGGCAAGGTGCGTATTGGCGGTGAAGAGGCCCAGCCACTGCTGAGCAAATGGCGCTGGTTCATGGTGGCGCTGTGCACCACGCTGGCGGTGGGGGTGTTGTTCTGGACCACCGCCGAACCGCTCTACCATCTCTATGCACCGCCCACCAGCCTGCCGCTCGAAGCGGGCAGCGCGGCGGCAAAAAGCTTTGCCATGTCGACAATGTTCCTGCACTGGACCATCACCCCCTACGCCATCTACCTGGTGCCCTCGTTGGTGTTTGCGCTGGTGTTCTATAACCGTCGCAGCAACTTCTCCATTGGCGCGATGCTTGAGCCACTGCTCGGCGAGGCGCGGGTGCGGCGCTATGCCGGGCTGATCGATACCCTGGCGATGTTCGCCCTGGTGGCCGGCATGGCCTCGTCCCTGGGTACCGGCGCGCTGACCCTGGCGGGCGGCCTGAGCCAATACATCGGTGGCGAAACCACGCCGTTTCGCCTGGCGATTATCATTGCGGTGATTGTCATCACCTTCGTCGCGTCGGCCGCCAGCGGCTTGCAGCGCGGCATTGTGATGCTGTCGTCGTTCAACACCTGGATCATGCTGGCCCTGGGGCTGTTCGTGCTGCTGTGCGGGCCGACCCTGTACATGTTCAGCCTGGGCGTCGAATCCCTGGGCATCTACCTCGACACCTTCTTCAGCCGCAGCCTGTTCACCGGCGCCGCCAGTGGCGACACCTGGCCGCAGAGCTGGACAGTGTTCTACTGGTCGGTGTGGTTTGCCTGGGCGCCGGTGAGTGCGCTGTTCCTCGGCAAGATCGGCCGTGGCTACACCGTGCGCGAGTTCATCCATATCAACATGCTGTACCCGGCGCTGTTCACCGCGATCTGGATCTGCATCTTCTCCGGCACCAGCCTGTACTTCGACGCGCTGGGCGATGGCAGCCTCAACCGCGTGCTCAACGAGCAAGGCGTGGAGCATGTGCTGTACCAGATGTTCCAGCAGTTGCCGGCCAGCGGCGTGATGATCGCGTTCCTGCTGTTCGTGGCATTCATCTCCTTTGTCACCGCGGCGGACTCCAGCACCGATGTGATCGCCAACCTGTGCAGCAAAGGCGTGACCGCCGATTCCGACCTGGATGGCAACCCGGCACTGAAGATTGTGTGGGGTGTGATCATCGGCACGGTGTCGTGGGTGATGGTCGCCTTTGTCGGCATCGACGGGGTGAAGATGCTCTCCAACCTCGGCGGTTTGCCCGGGATGATCCTGGTGCTGCTGGCCAGTACCTCGCTGATCTTCTGGCTCAAAGACCCCACGCTGCTTGACGTAAAGCGCCAGCAGCCGGCCGCCGAACCCGACCTGCAGGGCGCCAGCCCTGTGCCGGAATTCGCCCGCTAA
- a CDS encoding bile acid:sodium symporter family protein has protein sequence MRALAALSRFVGNTFAYWVLIFAVVAFLEPGWFIGLKSAIVPLLGLVMFGMGLTLKLEDFAEVARHPWRVALGVVAHFVIMPGVAWLLCQAFHLPAEIAVGVILVGCCPSGTSSNVMTWLARGDLALSVAIAAVTTLLAPLLTPALIWLLASAWLPVSFMELFWSILQVVLLPIVLGVVAQRVLGERVRHAVEVLPLVSVVSIVIIVAAVVAASQAKIAESGLLIMAVVMLHNSFGYLLGYFTGRVFKLPLAQRKSLALEVGMQNSGLGAALASAHFSPLAAVPSALFSVWHNISGALLSTYFRRMSEKEDRRVLENTPQT, from the coding sequence ATGCGCGCACTTGCCGCCCTGAGCCGCTTCGTCGGCAATACCTTCGCCTACTGGGTGTTGATTTTCGCCGTCGTCGCCTTCCTCGAACCCGGCTGGTTCATCGGCCTTAAAAGCGCCATCGTCCCGCTGCTGGGCCTGGTGATGTTCGGCATGGGGCTGACCCTCAAACTCGAAGACTTCGCCGAGGTCGCCCGTCATCCGTGGCGCGTGGCCCTGGGCGTAGTCGCGCATTTTGTGATCATGCCGGGCGTGGCCTGGCTGCTGTGCCAGGCCTTTCACCTGCCAGCGGAAATTGCCGTCGGCGTGATCCTGGTCGGCTGCTGCCCAAGCGGCACTTCGTCCAACGTAATGACCTGGCTGGCCCGCGGCGACCTGGCGCTGTCGGTGGCCATCGCCGCCGTGACCACCCTCCTCGCCCCGCTGCTCACGCCGGCACTGATCTGGCTGCTGGCATCCGCGTGGCTGCCGGTGTCGTTCATGGAGTTGTTCTGGTCGATCCTGCAAGTGGTGCTGCTGCCGATCGTGCTCGGCGTGGTCGCGCAACGCGTGCTCGGCGAGCGGGTGCGGCATGCGGTGGAGGTGTTGCCGCTGGTGTCGGTGGTGAGCATTGTGATCATCGTCGCGGCGGTGGTTGCCGCCAGCCAGGCGAAGATTGCCGAGTCGGGCCTGTTGATCATGGCCGTGGTGATGCTGCACAACAGCTTCGGTTACCTGCTGGGCTATTTCACCGGCCGCGTGTTCAAGCTGCCCTTGGCCCAACGCAAGTCGCTGGCGCTGGAAGTGGGCATGCAGAACTCCGGGCTGGGGGCTGCGCTGGCCAGCGCGCACTTCTCGCCATTGGCGGCGGTGCCGAGCGCGCTGTTCAGCGTCTGGCACAATATTTCCGGGGCGTTGCTGTCGACCTACTTCCGCCGCATGAGCGAAAAGGAAGACCGCCGCGTACTGGAGAATACCCCGCAAACTTGA
- the rdgC gene encoding recombination-associated protein RdgC, whose protein sequence is MWFKNLLIYRLTQDLPVDAEALEAAMATKLARPCASQELTTYGFVAPFGKGEDAPLVHVSGDFLLIAARKEERILPGSVVRDALKEKVEEIEAEQMRKVYKKERDQIKDEIIQAFLPRAFIRRSSTFAAIAPKQGLILVNSASPKRAEDLLSTLREVIGTLPVRPLTVKTAPTAIMTDWVTTQKPADDFFVLDECELRDTHEDGGIVRCKRQDLTGEEIQLHLTTGKVVTQLSLAWQDKLSFMLDDKMTVKRLKFEDLLQDQAEQDGGEEALGQLDASFTLMMLTFGDFLPALIEALGGEETPQGI, encoded by the coding sequence ATGTGGTTCAAGAACCTGCTTATCTATCGCCTGACCCAAGATCTGCCTGTTGATGCCGAGGCGTTGGAAGCGGCCATGGCCACCAAACTGGCGCGCCCTTGTGCAAGCCAGGAGTTGACCACTTACGGTTTCGTCGCGCCTTTCGGTAAAGGTGAAGACGCTCCCCTGGTTCACGTCAGCGGTGACTTCCTGCTGATCGCCGCGCGCAAGGAAGAACGCATCCTGCCGGGTAGCGTGGTGCGTGACGCGCTTAAAGAGAAAGTCGAAGAGATCGAAGCGGAGCAAATGCGCAAGGTCTATAAGAAGGAGCGCGACCAGATCAAGGATGAAATCATCCAGGCCTTCCTGCCCCGCGCCTTTATCCGCCGGTCGTCGACCTTCGCCGCTATCGCGCCTAAGCAGGGCCTGATCCTGGTCAACTCGGCAAGCCCCAAGCGCGCCGAAGACCTGCTGTCGACCCTGCGTGAAGTGATCGGCACCCTGCCGGTTCGCCCACTGACGGTGAAAACCGCGCCGACCGCGATCATGACCGACTGGGTCACCACCCAGAAACCGGCTGATGACTTCTTCGTCCTCGACGAATGCGAACTGCGCGACACCCACGAAGACGGTGGCATTGTGCGCTGCAAGCGCCAGGACCTGACCGGCGAAGAAATCCAGCTGCACCTGACCACCGGCAAAGTCGTGACCCAACTGTCCCTGGCCTGGCAGGACAAGCTGTCCTTCATGCTCGACGACAAGATGACCGTCAAGCGCCTGAAGTTCGAAGACCTGCTGCAAGACCAGGCGGAACAGGACGGTGGCGAAGAGGCCCTGGGCCAACTGGATGCCAGCTTTACCCTGATGATGCTGACCTTTGGTGATTTCCTGCCGGCGCTGATCGAGGCGTTGGGCGGTGAAGAAACCCCACAAGGCATCTAA
- a CDS encoding LysR substrate-binding domain-containing protein yields the protein MSRRNVDLPPLNCLQTFEAAARHLSFTQAAQELNLTQSAVSRQVKRLEEDLARPLFYRLAQGLSLTPAGMRYFRTIQRLLRELDRESAELRRRGADRQLTLASTPTISSIWLAGLLPQFQREHPDLDIRILCSESPSHLDVNEYDLGLFYHLDELAAPHGLELSPVFDSEQVITVCSPDYLKRHGPIRDLQHLLYGHTLLIVEDHYHDWLTWTDWFADADEHYHTPRHALRTNSYQLLMQSALMGHGVALGWQSLLEGELAAGRLQMALPHTMHSRGRLHLMQPHHRNPPSAARSFRQWLLAHASRLNNPA from the coding sequence ATGTCGCGCCGAAACGTCGATCTTCCGCCCCTCAACTGCTTGCAGACCTTCGAAGCGGCTGCCCGCCATTTGAGCTTTACCCAGGCTGCCCAGGAACTCAACCTGACCCAGAGCGCGGTCAGTCGGCAGGTCAAGCGCCTGGAAGAAGACCTCGCCCGCCCGCTGTTTTACCGGCTGGCGCAGGGGCTGAGCCTGACGCCGGCGGGCATGCGTTACTTTCGTACCATCCAACGCCTGTTGCGTGAACTCGACCGTGAGTCCGCCGAGCTGCGCCGACGTGGCGCCGATCGCCAACTGACCCTGGCCAGCACGCCGACCATCAGTTCGATCTGGCTCGCCGGCCTGCTGCCGCAATTCCAGCGCGAGCACCCGGACCTGGATATCCGCATCCTGTGCAGCGAAAGCCCCAGCCACCTGGACGTCAACGAATACGACCTGGGCCTGTTCTACCACCTCGATGAACTGGCGGCGCCCCACGGCCTGGAGTTGTCGCCGGTGTTCGACAGCGAGCAGGTCATCACGGTGTGCAGCCCTGATTACCTCAAACGCCACGGTCCGATTCGCGACCTGCAACACCTGCTCTACGGCCACACATTGCTGATCGTCGAGGACCACTACCACGACTGGCTGACCTGGACCGATTGGTTCGCCGACGCCGACGAGCATTACCACACCCCGCGCCATGCGTTGCGCACCAACAGCTATCAACTGTTGATGCAGTCGGCGCTGATGGGCCACGGTGTCGCGCTCGGTTGGCAGAGCCTGCTGGAAGGCGAGCTGGCCGCCGGCCGCCTGCAAATGGCCTTGCCCCACACCATGCACAGCCGTGGCCGCCTGCACCTGATGCAACCCCATCACCGCAACCCGCCGTCGGCGGCGCGCAGTTTTCGCCAATGGTTGCTGGCCCATGCCAGCCGCTTGAACAACCCCGCCTGA
- a CDS encoding MFS transporter: MNLTFLTFPALYSATILMLTGNGLFFSFIGLRLSSQGINEVWIGALTAAYYGGMVCGAKFGHRMIAGVGHVRSYVACAGVATIIVLLHVLFEQLEFWLALRFVMGLVMMNQYMVIESWLNEQAENNQRGAVFAGYMVAVSLGLMLGQGVLIWRPELDFKPLIIVAICFAACLLPVTMTKRLHPAKLVAAPLEVGFFWQRVPQALTTVFVTGLMIGAFYALAPVFATRNGLTTAEASTFVAVSIFAGLCGQWPIGWLSDRIDRSRLIRACALALGLLVIPLWGLVQLPYALLLVFGFLSGLLLFTLYPLAVALANDNVEQPRRVPLSAMMLATHGIGASLGPMLSGALMNSYGHGAFYMLFSACALLLIWRVQPKQVTGEYLVEGAPLHHVAMPEHPMGAMAAVLDPRVDEIPEELVINEPTPDSKS, encoded by the coding sequence ATGAACCTGACTTTCCTGACCTTCCCGGCGCTGTACAGCGCCACCATCCTGATGCTCACCGGCAACGGGCTGTTCTTCAGTTTTATCGGCCTGCGCCTGAGCAGCCAAGGCATCAACGAGGTGTGGATCGGTGCGCTGACGGCCGCGTACTACGGCGGCATGGTCTGCGGCGCCAAGTTCGGGCATCGCATGATTGCTGGCGTTGGGCATGTGCGTTCCTATGTGGCCTGCGCCGGGGTCGCCACCATTATTGTGTTGCTGCATGTGCTGTTCGAGCAGTTGGAATTCTGGCTGGCGCTGCGCTTTGTGATGGGCTTGGTGATGATGAACCAGTACATGGTCATCGAAAGCTGGCTGAACGAGCAGGCCGAAAACAACCAGCGCGGCGCGGTATTCGCTGGCTACATGGTGGCAGTGTCCCTGGGCCTGATGCTGGGGCAGGGCGTGTTGATCTGGCGCCCGGAACTGGATTTCAAACCGCTGATCATCGTCGCGATCTGTTTCGCCGCCTGCCTGCTGCCGGTGACCATGACCAAGCGCCTGCACCCGGCCAAGCTGGTGGCCGCGCCGCTGGAAGTGGGGTTCTTCTGGCAGCGCGTGCCCCAGGCGCTGACCACGGTGTTTGTGACTGGCCTGATGATCGGCGCGTTTTACGCGCTGGCACCGGTGTTCGCCACGCGCAACGGCCTGACCACGGCCGAGGCGAGTACGTTTGTCGCGGTGTCGATTTTTGCCGGCTTGTGCGGCCAGTGGCCGATCGGCTGGCTGTCGGACCGCATCGACCGCTCGCGGCTGATTCGCGCCTGCGCCCTGGCCCTTGGGCTGCTGGTAATCCCGTTGTGGGGCCTGGTGCAGTTGCCCTACGCATTGTTACTGGTGTTCGGCTTCCTCAGTGGTTTGCTGCTGTTCACGTTGTACCCGCTGGCGGTGGCACTCGCCAATGACAACGTCGAACAGCCCCGGCGCGTGCCCTTGAGCGCTATGATGCTTGCGACCCACGGCATTGGTGCCAGCCTGGGGCCGATGCTCAGCGGCGCGCTGATGAACAGCTATGGGCATGGCGCCTTCTACATGTTGTTTTCGGCCTGCGCGCTGTTGCTGATCTGGCGTGTGCAGCCCAAGCAAGTCACCGGCGAATACCTTGTGGAAGGCGCGCCGCTGCACCACGTGGCCATGCCCGAACATCCAATGGGCGCCATGGCTGCCGTACTCGACCCACGCGTGGATGAAATTCCCGAGGAGCTGGTGATCAACGAGCCGACGCCCGACAGCAAGAGCTGA
- the sugE gene encoding quaternary ammonium compound efflux SMR transporter SugE, translating into MSWIILFFAGLFEVGWAVGLKYTDGFSKPLPTALTIAAMAISLGLLGLAMKELPLGTAYAIWTGVGAVGTVIAGIILFGESMALFRLASVALIICGLIGLKISA; encoded by the coding sequence ATGTCCTGGATCATTCTGTTTTTTGCCGGGTTGTTTGAAGTCGGCTGGGCCGTCGGCCTGAAGTACACCGACGGTTTCAGCAAGCCTCTACCTACTGCCCTGACCATTGCCGCCATGGCTATCAGCCTTGGCCTGTTGGGGCTGGCCATGAAGGAACTGCCGCTGGGCACCGCCTATGCCATCTGGACCGGCGTGGGTGCCGTGGGCACCGTGATCGCCGGGATTATCCTGTTTGGGGAATCCATGGCGCTGTTTCGGTTGGCCAGTGTGGCGTTGATTATTTGCGGGCTTATTGGGCTCAAGATCAGCGCTTAG
- a CDS encoding CocE/NonD family hydrolase, producing the protein MEIVTEFAYTVREIEHCLIPLKDGTQLAARIWLPDVAGLQTFPAILEYLPYRKRDGTAVRDALTHPWMAGQGYVCVRVDMRGNGESQGLMADEYLLQEQDDALEVIDWLCQQPWCDGSVGMMGISWGGFNGLQVAARQPEALKAIITLCSTDDRFADDIHYKGGNLLMENFGWAATMLNFSAAVPDPLLVGEEWKTLWQQRLEAMPLLAETWLQHQTRDDYWRHGSVCEDYSKIKAAVYAVGGWGDAYRNTVSRLMENLPGPKKAMIGPWIHKYPHFAVPNPAIGFLQEAKRWWDYWLKGIDNRVMDDAACTFFLQDILPPKGSYAERPGVWVQTAGWPDPQVQWTDFSLDERGLNPGSQPLGAARSVCSPLTTGLHQGEYCAIWFGPDGPTDQRRDDAHSLCFDSQPLSQPLALLGDARLKLRLASDTDCGQLVARLNAVAPDGQVTQISYGVLNLTLREDFSRVTPVIPGEPMDVQLNLDHIGTRVPAGYRLRLALSTASFPLLWPSRELTTLTLLPSLHSLQLPVFTGEAVECPFEPPQAATPANLEILRAAAPKRTLIEDVGSGEVCVKIEDDLGAMRFTDHGLSVDQRCIEQYRTLPWDPLSIHADIQWHYRVGRDAWAVEVESRLSVHADAEWFYLEAEQTAWENGQLEHRRQWSKRVARVAL; encoded by the coding sequence ATGGAAATCGTTACCGAGTTTGCCTACACGGTCCGTGAAATCGAGCATTGCCTGATCCCTCTCAAGGACGGCACCCAACTGGCCGCGCGCATCTGGCTGCCCGACGTCGCAGGTTTGCAGACCTTCCCGGCGATCCTGGAATACCTGCCGTACCGCAAGCGCGACGGCACCGCCGTGCGCGATGCATTGACCCACCCGTGGATGGCGGGGCAGGGCTATGTGTGCGTGCGCGTGGACATGCGCGGCAATGGCGAATCCCAAGGGTTGATGGCCGATGAATACCTGCTGCAGGAACAGGACGACGCCCTCGAAGTGATCGACTGGCTGTGCCAGCAGCCCTGGTGCGACGGCAGTGTCGGCATGATGGGTATCTCCTGGGGGGGCTTCAACGGCCTGCAAGTCGCGGCGCGCCAGCCCGAAGCGTTGAAGGCGATCATCACCCTGTGCTCCACCGATGACCGCTTTGCCGACGATATCCATTACAAGGGCGGCAACCTGCTGATGGAAAACTTCGGCTGGGCCGCGACCATGCTTAATTTCAGCGCCGCGGTGCCCGACCCGCTGCTGGTCGGCGAGGAGTGGAAAACCCTTTGGCAGCAACGGCTGGAGGCCATGCCGCTGCTCGCCGAAACCTGGCTGCAGCACCAGACCCGTGATGACTACTGGCGCCACGGTTCGGTGTGTGAGGATTACTCGAAAATCAAGGCGGCGGTCTACGCGGTGGGCGGTTGGGGCGATGCCTACCGCAACACCGTCTCGCGCCTGATGGAAAATTTGCCGGGGCCAAAGAAAGCCATGATCGGCCCGTGGATTCACAAGTACCCGCATTTCGCCGTGCCGAACCCGGCCATCGGCTTCCTGCAGGAAGCCAAGCGTTGGTGGGATTACTGGTTGAAGGGCATCGATAACCGGGTGATGGATGACGCGGCTTGCACTTTTTTCCTACAGGATATTCTGCCGCCCAAGGGCAGTTACGCCGAGCGTCCAGGCGTCTGGGTGCAGACCGCAGGGTGGCCGGACCCACAGGTGCAATGGACGGATTTCAGCCTGGATGAGCGCGGTCTCAATCCCGGTTCGCAGCCGCTGGGGGCGGCGCGCAGTGTCTGCTCGCCATTGACCACCGGCCTGCACCAGGGCGAGTACTGCGCTATCTGGTTCGGCCCCGACGGGCCGACCGACCAGCGCCGCGATGACGCCCATTCGCTGTGCTTCGACTCGCAACCGCTGAGCCAACCCTTGGCACTGCTTGGCGATGCGCGCCTCAAACTGCGCTTGGCCAGCGATACCGATTGCGGGCAACTGGTGGCGCGCCTGAACGCGGTAGCGCCGGATGGTCAGGTCACGCAAATCAGTTATGGCGTGCTTAATCTCACGCTGCGCGAGGACTTTTCCCGCGTGACGCCGGTGATCCCCGGCGAACCGATGGATGTGCAACTGAACCTCGACCATATCGGCACGCGGGTGCCGGCCGGCTACCGGTTGCGCCTGGCCCTGAGCACCGCAAGCTTCCCGTTGCTGTGGCCGAGCCGTGAGCTGACCACCCTGACCTTGCTGCCGAGCCTGCACAGCCTGCAACTGCCGGTGTTTACCGGCGAAGCGGTGGAGTGCCCGTTCGAGCCGCCGCAAGCGGCGACCCCGGCCAACCTGGAGATCCTGCGCGCCGCCGCGCCGAAACGTACCTTGATCGAAGACGTCGGCAGTGGCGAAGTGTGCGTGAAGATCGAAGACGATCTGGGCGCGATGCGGTTTACCGATCACGGCCTGTCAGTGGACCAGCGTTGCATCGAGCAATACCGCACGTTGCCGTGGGACCCGTTGTCGATCCATGCTGATATCCAATGGCACTACCGCGTAGGCCGCGACGCCTGGGCCGTAGAGGTGGAAAGCCGCCTGAGCGTACACGCCGATGCCGAGTGGTTTTACCTGGAAGCGGAACAGACCGCGTGGGAAAACGGCCAGTTGGAACACCGTCGGCAGTGGAGCAAACGCGTGGCCCGGGTCGCGCTGTGA
- a CDS encoding MFS transporter, with the protein MSHPSQFTLLRTRRFLPFFITQLLGAFNDNIFKQSLILAILYKLAIDGDRAIWVNLCALLFILPFFLFSALAGQFGEKFNKDALIRAIKIGEIVIMAVGATGFMFNHLELMLLALFAMGTHSALFGPVKYSIMPQALRDDELVGGNGLVEMGTFLAILAGTIGAGIMMSSTHYAPVVSVAIVGVAVLGYLASRSIPRAAASTPQLRLNWNIFSESWATLRLGLGQTPAVSRSIVGNSWFWFVGAIYLTQIPAYAKEWLYGDETVVTLILTVFSVGIALGSMLCEKLSGRKVEIGLVPFGSFGLTVFGLLLWWHSGGFPQNVQANDWLAVLGYGQAWWVLFDILGLGVFGGFYIVPLYALIQSRTAENERARVIAANNILNALFMVVSAIVSILLLSVAKLSIPELFLVVSLLNIAVNTYIFKIVPEFTMRFMIWLLGHSMYRVEHRNLQAIPDEGAALLVCNHVSFVDALLIAGAVRRPIRFVMYYKIYRLPVLNFIFRTAGAIPIAGRNEDIQIYEKAFTRIAHYLKEGELVCIFPEGKLTADGEINEFRGGVTRILEETPVPVIPMALQGLWGSFFSRDPKKGFFHRIWSRVVLVAGEPVGEPTPARLQEVVGGLRGGVR; encoded by the coding sequence ATGAGCCACCCCTCGCAATTCACTTTGCTGCGCACACGGCGCTTTCTGCCGTTTTTCATCACCCAGTTGCTGGGCGCTTTCAACGACAACATCTTCAAGCAATCGCTGATCCTGGCGATTCTCTACAAGCTCGCCATCGACGGTGACCGCGCCATCTGGGTAAACCTGTGCGCGTTGCTGTTTATCCTGCCATTCTTCCTGTTCTCGGCATTGGCCGGGCAGTTCGGCGAGAAATTCAACAAGGACGCATTGATCCGCGCGATCAAGATCGGCGAGATCGTGATCATGGCCGTGGGCGCCACGGGCTTCATGTTCAACCACCTGGAACTGATGCTGCTGGCGCTGTTTGCCATGGGCACGCACTCGGCGCTGTTCGGCCCGGTGAAGTACTCGATCATGCCCCAGGCCTTGCGCGACGATGAGCTGGTGGGTGGCAACGGCCTGGTGGAAATGGGCACGTTCCTGGCGATCCTGGCCGGCACCATTGGCGCGGGGATCATGATGTCGTCCACCCATTATGCGCCGGTAGTGTCGGTGGCGATTGTCGGTGTGGCGGTGTTGGGCTACCTGGCCAGCCGCAGCATTCCGCGCGCTGCGGCGTCGACGCCGCAGTTGCGCTTGAACTGGAACATCTTCAGCGAGTCCTGGGCGACCTTGCGCCTGGGCCTGGGGCAGACCCCGGCGGTGTCGCGCTCGATCGTCGGCAACTCATGGTTCTGGTTTGTCGGGGCGATTTATCTCACGCAAATCCCGGCGTATGCCAAGGAATGGCTGTACGGCGACGAGACGGTGGTGACGCTGATCCTCACGGTGTTCTCGGTGGGCATCGCCCTCGGCTCGATGCTTTGCGAAAAACTCTCCGGGCGTAAGGTGGAAATCGGCCTGGTACCGTTCGGTTCCTTTGGCCTGACGGTGTTCGGCTTGCTGCTGTGGTGGCACTCCGGCGGTTTCCCGCAGAACGTGCAGGCCAACGACTGGCTGGCCGTGCTCGGTTACGGCCAGGCCTGGTGGGTATTGTTCGATATTCTTGGCCTGGGTGTGTTTGGCGGCTTCTATATTGTGCCGCTGTACGCGCTGATCCAGTCGCGCACTGCCGAGAACGAGCGCGCACGGGTGATCGCCGCCAACAACATCCTCAACGCGCTGTTCATGGTGGTGTCGGCGATTGTGTCGATCCTGCTGCTGAGCGTGGCCAAGCTGTCGATCCCCGAATTGTTCCTGGTGGTGTCGCTGCTCAACATCGCGGTCAACACCTACATCTTCAAGATCGTCCCCGAGTTCACCATGCGTTTCATGATCTGGCTGCTCGGCCATTCCATGTACCGTGTGGAGCACCGCAACCTGCAGGCCATCCCCGATGAGGGCGCGGCCTTGCTGGTGTGCAACCACGTGTCGTTTGTCGATGCGCTGTTGATTGCAGGTGCCGTGCGTCGGCCGATTCGCTTTGTGATGTACTACAAGATCTACCGCTTGCCGGTGCTGAACTTTATTTTCCGCACCGCGGGGGCGATTCCGATTGCCGGGCGTAACGAAGATATCCAGATCTACGAAAAGGCCTTCACGCGGATCGCCCATTACCTCAAGGAAGGCGAGTTGGTGTGCATCTTCCCGGAAGGCAAATTGACGGCTGACGGTGAGATAAACGAGTTCCGTGGCGGTGTGACGCGGATTCTGGAGGAGACGCCGGTGCCGGTGATCCCGATGGCGTTGCAGGGGTTGTGGGGGAGCTTTTTCAGTCGCGATCCGAAGAAGGGCTTCTTTCACCGGATCTGGTCGCGGGTGGTGTTGGTGGCGGGGGAACCGGTGGGTGAGCCTACGCCGGCGCGGTTGCAGGAGGTGGTGGGCGGGTTGCGCGGGGGTGTCAGGTAG